The Phenylobacterium koreense genome window below encodes:
- a CDS encoding Lrp/AsnC family transcriptional regulator gives MSDHASLDAIDRRILRELQADSTVPIAELAERVGLSQTPCWKRVKRLGDEGVIERRVALLSREKLDLGLVVFVSVKTSRHDEQWLSTFAKGVASLPEVTEVYRLAGETDYLLKVVVSDIAAYDRFYKRLIATAPINDVSSAFAMEQIKFTTALPL, from the coding sequence ATGTCAGATCATGCTTCTCTGGACGCGATCGATCGGCGAATCTTGCGCGAGCTGCAGGCCGACTCCACTGTCCCCATAGCCGAGCTGGCCGAGCGGGTCGGGCTGTCGCAGACGCCTTGCTGGAAGCGGGTGAAGCGGCTGGGCGACGAGGGGGTGATCGAGCGGCGCGTGGCGCTGCTGTCTCGGGAGAAGCTGGACCTCGGCCTCGTCGTCTTCGTCTCGGTGAAGACCAGCCGGCACGACGAGCAATGGCTATCGACCTTCGCCAAAGGCGTCGCTTCGCTGCCCGAGGTGACGGAGGTCTATCGCCTGGCAGGCGAAACGGACTACCTGCTGAAGGTGGTGGTTTCGGATATCGCGGCCTACGACCGGTTCTACAAGCGTCTGATCGCCACCGCGCCGATTAACGACGTCAGCTCCGCTTTCGCGATGGAGCAGATCAAGTTCACCACCGCCTTGCCGCTCTGA
- a CDS encoding DUF6356 family protein — MLQAFNQHPSSVGETYGQHLAQASSFGATLIAAGAACLVHAIFPFLFERTASLCVQRLHIQMSARSRAAKT, encoded by the coding sequence ATGCTGCAAGCGTTCAATCAACACCCGAGTTCGGTCGGCGAGACCTATGGCCAGCATCTGGCCCAGGCGTCCAGCTTCGGCGCGACGCTCATTGCCGCGGGCGCCGCCTGCCTCGTCCACGCGATCTTCCCCTTCCTGTTCGAAAGGACCGCCAGCCTCTGCGTACAGCGTCTCCACATCCAGATGAGCGCGCGTAGCCGCGCCGCGAAAACCTAG
- a CDS encoding N-succinylarginine dihydrolase encodes MSAVEINFDGLPGPTHNYAGLSVGNVASQSNFGEVSYPRAAALQGLEKMRRLMELGLPQGFLPPPRRPAAQALRAFGFRGGEDEVLAAAAESDLALFRAACSASSMWRANAATVLAAPDTADGRVHLVTANLSGMLHRSLEADETWALLKRVFPNEDRFAVHGPLPHGRHFGDEGAANHMRLAASHGAPGINVFAHGESRGGAYPERQSRRASEVVARLAGLAPERTLFALQNAGAVQAGAFHNDVVAVANGPVIFAHPEAFADPARLYGELHARLPNLQVVETFGVSLEDAVTSYLFNSQLVSLPDGGMALILPSDARENAAAWKAVEAVLAADNAITQAVVVDVRESMRNGGGPACLRLRVPVDGPARAAIDPRFLLDAARWETLARVVEAHWPEKIAAVDLVKPELWTAAREAHAALEAAIA; translated from the coding sequence TTGAGCGCCGTCGAGATCAATTTCGACGGCCTGCCGGGGCCGACCCACAACTATGCGGGCCTGTCGGTCGGCAATGTCGCCTCACAGTCCAATTTCGGCGAGGTCTCCTATCCGCGCGCTGCGGCGCTGCAGGGGCTGGAGAAGATGCGGCGGCTGATGGAACTGGGCCTGCCGCAAGGGTTCCTGCCGCCGCCCCGGCGCCCAGCGGCGCAGGCGCTGCGGGCGTTCGGTTTCCGCGGCGGTGAAGACGAGGTGCTGGCGGCGGCGGCCGAGAGCGATCTGGCCCTGTTCCGCGCGGCCTGCTCGGCCTCGAGCATGTGGCGGGCCAATGCGGCGACGGTGCTGGCGGCGCCCGACACCGCCGACGGCCGGGTGCATCTGGTGACCGCCAATCTCAGCGGCATGCTGCACCGGAGCTTGGAGGCCGACGAGACCTGGGCCCTGCTGAAACGGGTGTTCCCGAACGAGGATCGCTTCGCCGTGCATGGGCCGCTGCCTCACGGCCGCCACTTCGGCGACGAGGGCGCGGCCAATCACATGCGGTTGGCCGCCAGTCACGGCGCGCCCGGGATCAACGTCTTCGCCCATGGCGAGTCGCGGGGCGGGGCCTATCCCGAGCGGCAGAGCCGTCGCGCGAGCGAGGTGGTGGCGCGCCTGGCGGGGCTGGCGCCCGAGCGGACGCTGTTTGCTTTGCAGAACGCCGGGGCGGTGCAGGCCGGGGCCTTCCACAACGATGTGGTGGCGGTGGCCAACGGCCCTGTGATCTTCGCCCATCCGGAGGCCTTCGCCGATCCGGCCAGGCTCTATGGCGAACTGCACGCACGGTTGCCGAACCTGCAGGTGGTGGAAACTTTCGGGGTGAGCCTGGAGGACGCGGTGACGTCCTATCTCTTCAACTCGCAACTGGTGAGCCTGCCTGACGGCGGCATGGCGCTGATCCTGCCGTCCGACGCGCGGGAGAACGCGGCGGCCTGGAAGGCGGTCGAAGCGGTGCTGGCGGCCGACAACGCGATCACCCAGGCGGTGGTTGTGGACGTGCGCGAGAGCATGCGCAATGGCGGCGGCCCGGCTTGCCTGAGGCTGCGGGTTCCGGTGGACGGGCCGGCGCGGGCGGCGATCGACCCCCGGTTCCTGCTGGATGCCGCGCGCTGGGAAACCCTGGCGCGGGTGGTCGAGGCGCATTGGCCGGAGAAGATCGCGGCGGTCGACCTGGTGAAGCCGGAGCTGTGGACGGCGGCGCGCGAGGCGCACGCGGCGCTTGAGGCGGCGATCGCCTAG
- the astD gene encoding succinylglutamate-semialdehyde dehydrogenase, whose protein sequence is MSISEIISTDPSTDAVVWRGAATTTEELDAMLARARAGFADWSARPLEARHAIARKFAELAKARREEIATLLSQETGKPYWETLTEADTVAGKVEVSIRAQAERAGEREGEAAGARARLAHRPHGVLAVIGPFNFPMHLPNGHIAPALLAGNAVVFKPSEKTPASGLYLAGLWREAGVPDDVLQVVIGGPETARALVAHEAIDGVLFTGGVNAGRAIHVALADQPQKIVALELGGNNPLVVWDVADAESAAHVIVQSAYVSAGQRCSCARRLILPDGAVGGRIIEALTGVIDKILVGAPFDEPAPFMGPVIDLASARSLLSAQAQLGGVRIRELKQIHANRPFLTPGLVDVTGLAVPDRENFGPLLQVIRVPDWASAMAAANATRFGLTAGLLSDDEALYRRFWNEARAGIVNWNRPTTGAAATAPFGGPGLSGNHRPSAYYAADYCAYPVASLEADKAQFRIATGLAA, encoded by the coding sequence ATGTCGATTTCTGAGATCATCTCCACCGACCCTTCGACCGATGCGGTGGTGTGGCGCGGCGCGGCGACGACGACCGAGGAACTGGACGCCATGCTGGCTCGCGCCCGCGCCGGCTTCGCGGACTGGTCGGCGCGCCCGCTGGAGGCGCGTCACGCGATCGCCCGCAAGTTCGCCGAACTGGCCAAGGCCCGCCGCGAGGAGATCGCCACCCTGCTGAGCCAGGAGACCGGCAAGCCCTATTGGGAGACCCTGACCGAGGCAGACACCGTGGCCGGCAAGGTCGAGGTCTCGATCCGCGCCCAGGCCGAGCGGGCCGGGGAGCGGGAAGGTGAGGCGGCCGGAGCCCGCGCCCGGCTGGCGCACCGGCCGCATGGGGTGCTGGCGGTGATCGGGCCGTTCAACTTCCCCATGCACCTGCCCAACGGGCACATCGCGCCGGCCCTGCTGGCCGGCAACGCGGTCGTCTTCAAGCCCAGCGAGAAGACGCCGGCGAGCGGGCTCTACCTGGCCGGGCTGTGGCGCGAGGCCGGCGTGCCGGACGACGTGCTGCAGGTCGTGATCGGCGGTCCGGAGACCGCCCGAGCCCTGGTGGCGCACGAGGCCATCGACGGGGTGTTGTTCACCGGCGGGGTCAATGCCGGACGGGCGATCCACGTAGCGCTGGCCGACCAGCCGCAGAAGATCGTGGCGCTGGAGCTGGGCGGCAACAATCCGCTGGTCGTGTGGGACGTGGCCGACGCCGAGAGCGCGGCGCACGTGATCGTGCAGTCGGCCTATGTCTCGGCCGGGCAGAGGTGTTCGTGCGCGCGGCGACTGATCCTGCCGGACGGCGCGGTGGGCGGCCGGATCATCGAGGCCCTGACCGGCGTTATCGACAAGATCCTGGTCGGCGCGCCCTTCGACGAGCCCGCGCCCTTCATGGGGCCGGTGATCGACCTGGCCAGCGCCAGGAGCCTGCTCAGCGCCCAGGCCCAACTCGGGGGCGTGCGGATCCGCGAACTGAAGCAGATCCACGCCAACCGCCCCTTCCTGACTCCGGGCCTCGTCGACGTGACGGGGCTGGCGGTTCCTGACCGGGAGAACTTCGGGCCGTTGTTGCAAGTGATCCGGGTTCCCGACTGGGCGAGCGCGATGGCCGCGGCCAACGCCACCCGGTTCGGCCTGACGGCGGGCCTGCTGTCGGACGACGAGGCGCTCTATCGACGGTTCTGGAACGAGGCGCGAGCGGGGATCGTCAACTGGAACCGGCCGACGACCGGAGCTGCGGCGACCGCGCCCTTCGGCGGGCCGGGTCTCTCGGGCAACCATCGGCCCAGCGCCTATTATGCGGCCGACTACTGCGCCTATCCGGTGGCGAGCCTGGAGGCCGACAAGGCGCAGTTCCGGATCGCCACGGGGCTGGCGGCTTGA
- a CDS encoding arginine N-succinyltransferase, whose product MISSGVVIRPAAPRDLEALHALALSAGLGMTNLPPCRDRLAGLLAASAAALAGERKAGSQILLVMEADGENGREVVGTGCIFPSVGGDWPFYSYRIGRLRQTSQALGKVVENTILTPVNDYDGSAEVGGLFVRSGMRGMAGGRLMARSRYLFMAEHRDWFGERVVSELRGFQDESGRSPFWEAVGQKFYGLEFREADRISVGAGKQVIADLGPKYPIYLNLLPMDAAASVGRFHPDGARAHALLTEEGFKFEGCIDIFDAGPTMVADIDSLRAVRDSRVSRVAAIGPCEDGPEVLACIGRAEDFRASRGRVWREDDEVRVSPELAQALGVKVGDHIRHVDF is encoded by the coding sequence ATGATCAGTTCCGGCGTCGTCATCCGCCCGGCCGCCCCTCGCGACCTGGAAGCCCTGCACGCCCTGGCGCTGAGCGCCGGGCTCGGCATGACCAATCTGCCGCCTTGTCGCGATCGCCTGGCGGGCCTGCTGGCCGCCAGCGCCGCGGCCCTGGCGGGCGAGCGCAAGGCCGGCAGTCAGATCCTGCTGGTCATGGAGGCCGATGGCGAGAACGGGCGCGAGGTGGTGGGCACGGGCTGCATATTCCCGAGCGTGGGCGGCGACTGGCCGTTCTACTCCTATCGCATCGGCCGGCTGCGCCAGACCTCGCAGGCCCTGGGCAAGGTGGTCGAGAACACCATCCTGACCCCGGTGAACGACTATGACGGTTCGGCCGAGGTCGGGGGGCTCTTCGTGCGCTCGGGCATGCGCGGCATGGCCGGAGGGCGGCTGATGGCCCGTAGCCGCTACCTCTTCATGGCCGAGCATCGCGACTGGTTCGGCGAGCGCGTGGTCTCGGAACTGCGCGGCTTCCAGGACGAGAGCGGCCGCTCCCCGTTCTGGGAAGCGGTGGGCCAGAAGTTTTACGGCCTGGAGTTTCGCGAGGCCGATCGGATCAGCGTGGGGGCCGGCAAGCAGGTCATCGCCGATCTCGGCCCGAAGTATCCCATCTACCTGAATCTGCTGCCGATGGACGCGGCGGCCTCGGTCGGGCGTTTCCATCCTGACGGCGCGCGGGCGCACGCCCTGCTGACCGAGGAAGGCTTCAAGTTCGAGGGCTGCATCGACATCTTCGATGCGGGGCCGACCATGGTGGCCGACATCGACAGCCTGCGGGCGGTCCGCGACAGCCGCGTCTCGCGCGTGGCGGCCATCGGACCCTGTGAGGATGGTCCCGAAGTGCTGGCCTGCATCGGCCGGGCGGAGGACTTCCGAGCGTCCCGCGGGCGCGTCTGGCGCGAGGATGACGAGGTGCGCGTGAGCCCGGAACTGGCCCAGGCGCTCGGAGTGAAGGTGGGAGATCATATTCGCCATGTCGATTTCTGA
- a CDS encoding Lrp/AsnC family transcriptional regulator, with amino-acid sequence MDGYPSLDRIDLKILAVLQEDGRITNQALAEKVALSPSACLARVRRLEAEGLILGYHARLDIERIRPTVTVYGEVTLKSHRPADLLTFEAALAEIPEVVEAAQVSGPFDYLIKVVSPDVRFWGELADHLLQEGLGVDKIASHILMKDAKPFRGAPVTARRHPGFDG; translated from the coding sequence TTGGACGGATATCCTTCTCTCGACCGGATCGACCTGAAGATCCTGGCGGTCCTGCAGGAGGACGGGCGCATCACCAACCAGGCCCTGGCCGAAAAGGTCGCCCTCTCGCCCAGCGCTTGCCTCGCGCGGGTCCGCCGCCTGGAGGCCGAGGGCCTGATCCTCGGCTACCACGCCCGCCTCGACATCGAGCGCATCCGCCCGACCGTTACGGTCTACGGGGAAGTGACGCTGAAAAGCCATCGCCCCGCCGACCTCCTGACGTTCGAGGCCGCTCTTGCGGAGATCCCCGAGGTGGTGGAGGCGGCCCAGGTCTCGGGCCCGTTCGACTACCTGATCAAGGTGGTCAGCCCCGACGTTCGTTTCTGGGGGGAACTTGCCGATCACCTCCTGCAGGAGGGCCTAGGCGTCGACAAGATCGCCTCTCACATCCTGATGAAGGACGCCAAGCCGTTCCGCGGGGCTCCGGTCACCGCCCGTCGGCATCCGGGTTTCGACGGATAG
- a CDS encoding DUF3313 family protein, with protein sequence MTRRALAMIAALCIAAPLAPPVVAAEPAAASWDGLTRVQSRRMAEVDLLPGADFRGYTKVMLDPTEVAFRRNWQRDHNASALSGRITDADAQRILDAARTGFEEIFRTAYEQAGYQVVTEPGPDVLRMRTAVANLHVSAPDVRTAGRARVFSRDAGSATVVIEARDSLSGALLGRAVDTRTAGDARPFLRNSVTNRADFRSLFQTWARTSVEGLAELKAMSPIPEPAS encoded by the coding sequence ATGACCCGTCGTGCGCTTGCAATGATCGCCGCTCTCTGTATCGCCGCCCCCCTCGCCCCGCCCGTCGTCGCCGCCGAGCCGGCCGCCGCTTCTTGGGACGGCCTCACGCGCGTCCAGTCCAGGCGCATGGCTGAGGTAGACCTGCTGCCTGGCGCGGACTTCCGGGGCTACACGAAGGTCATGCTCGATCCGACGGAGGTCGCTTTCCGGCGGAACTGGCAGCGCGACCACAACGCCAGCGCCCTCTCGGGCCGGATCACCGACGCCGACGCCCAGCGCATCCTCGACGCCGCCCGCACCGGCTTCGAGGAGATCTTCCGCACCGCATACGAGCAGGCCGGCTACCAGGTCGTCACCGAGCCGGGTCCCGACGTCCTGCGGATGCGGACCGCCGTGGCCAATCTCCACGTTTCGGCGCCGGACGTGCGCACCGCCGGCCGCGCGCGCGTCTTCAGCCGCGACGCCGGGTCGGCCACCGTGGTCATCGAAGCTCGCGACTCTCTATCCGGCGCACTGCTCGGACGGGCGGTCGATACGCGGACCGCCGGCGACGCCCGTCCCTTCCTGCGCAACAGCGTCACCAACCGCGCCGACTTCCGGAGCCTCTTCCAGACCTGGGCCCGGACCAGCGTCGAAGGCCTGGCCGAATTGAAGGCCATGTCACCGATCCCCGAACCCGCCTCCTAG
- a CDS encoding TIR domain-containing protein — MAEVFVSYGHATTLQAMQVAKALRGLGYEVWRDEDLPPHRDYSEVIEERLRAAKAVVVVWSADAVKSQWVRAEAEIAREAGTLVQLSLDGAPLPLPFNRIQCADLKSWNGDLEAPGWLKVVGSIAELVGVRAPTVEEDGPARLALPDKPSIAVLPFDNLSGDSEQEYFADAITEDIITALSRWRWFFVIARNSSFTYKGAAVDVRRVGLELGVRYVLEGSVRKVGQRVRLTAQLVDCADGSHVCAHKYDRDLVDLLSLQDELTEEVVRAIEPAMLIRENVRLSRKKPNDYSALDCFQRGMWHLNKVSADHYEPAIALFREAIARDPDLALGYIGLSRILYGGATVYGWSAHGEQDLEESYRAAKRAIELDPGDADAYFACSGAALYLSLHEEALAMAQKSVALNPNSAYGQFRLAQVLIYAGRADEAIEPILHSLRHSPFDPQMGAMLGALALAQYQAKDYAAAVAPAREATLHNFPAGYALLGAALARLGRLEEAHEALPAELLNRFVTDAPRLATYLDPGDRDHFMGGLLAAVGGTPAEPAPGLNPG; from the coding sequence ATGGCTGAGGTCTTCGTGTCCTACGGCCACGCCACGACTCTGCAGGCGATGCAGGTCGCCAAGGCGTTGCGCGGGCTGGGCTACGAGGTCTGGCGCGACGAGGACCTGCCGCCGCATCGCGACTATTCGGAGGTCATCGAGGAACGTCTGCGAGCGGCCAAGGCCGTGGTCGTAGTGTGGTCGGCCGACGCGGTGAAGTCGCAGTGGGTGCGGGCTGAGGCGGAGATCGCTCGGGAGGCCGGGACCCTGGTGCAGCTCAGCCTGGACGGCGCGCCGCTGCCGCTGCCGTTCAACCGCATCCAGTGCGCCGACCTGAAGAGCTGGAACGGCGACCTGGAGGCCCCTGGCTGGCTTAAGGTGGTCGGCAGCATCGCCGAGTTGGTCGGCGTCCGCGCGCCGACCGTGGAGGAGGACGGGCCGGCGCGGCTGGCCCTGCCGGACAAACCGTCCATCGCGGTCCTGCCGTTCGACAATCTGAGCGGCGACAGCGAGCAGGAATATTTCGCCGACGCCATTACCGAGGACATCATCACCGCTCTGTCGCGATGGCGCTGGTTCTTCGTCATCGCCCGCAACTCGAGCTTCACCTACAAGGGCGCGGCGGTGGACGTACGGCGCGTCGGCCTGGAGCTGGGCGTGCGCTATGTGCTGGAGGGCAGCGTGCGCAAGGTCGGCCAGCGGGTGCGGCTGACGGCGCAGCTCGTCGATTGCGCGGACGGATCGCATGTGTGCGCGCACAAATATGATCGCGACCTGGTCGACCTTCTGTCGCTGCAGGATGAGCTGACCGAGGAAGTGGTTCGGGCGATCGAGCCGGCCATGCTGATCAGGGAGAACGTCCGTCTTTCGCGGAAAAAGCCCAACGACTACTCGGCGCTGGACTGTTTCCAGCGGGGCATGTGGCACTTGAACAAGGTCTCCGCCGACCATTATGAGCCGGCGATCGCGCTGTTTCGTGAGGCGATCGCGCGCGATCCAGATCTGGCGCTGGGCTACATTGGACTATCGCGCATCCTCTATGGCGGGGCCACGGTCTATGGCTGGTCGGCGCATGGGGAGCAGGATCTCGAAGAGTCGTACCGGGCCGCCAAGCGGGCCATAGAACTCGATCCGGGGGACGCCGACGCCTATTTCGCCTGCTCCGGAGCGGCGCTCTATCTCAGCCTGCACGAAGAGGCGCTGGCCATGGCGCAGAAGTCCGTGGCCCTGAACCCGAACTCTGCCTACGGGCAGTTCCGGCTGGCGCAGGTGCTGATCTATGCCGGGCGTGCGGACGAGGCGATCGAGCCGATCCTGCACAGCCTGAGACACAGCCCATTCGATCCGCAGATGGGGGCGATGCTGGGCGCCCTGGCCTTGGCGCAATACCAGGCGAAGGACTATGCGGCGGCGGTTGCGCCTGCACGGGAAGCGACCTTGCACAACTTCCCGGCCGGCTATGCCTTGCTGGGAGCGGCGTTGGCGCGCCTGGGCCGGCTGGAAGAGGCGCATGAGGCGCTGCCGGCCGAGTTGCTGAACCGCTTCGTCACCGACGCGCCGCGGCTGGCCACCTATCTGGACCCTGGCGACCGGGACCACTTCATGGGCGGCCTGTTGGCGGCCGTGGGCGGGACCCCAGCGGAGCCCGCGCCCGGCCTGAATCCCGGCTAG
- the crcB gene encoding fluoride efflux transporter CrcB, protein MGRELYLSWIVFVGAGLGGVARHLFNRLVPLAVTLNFPLSTLLVNAIGCFVMGALTGWFAYRGEQASQHVRLFLTTGVLGGFTTFSAFSIDTALLWQRGDSAGTALYVGLTLLLTLVGVFAGLAAMRALLG, encoded by the coding sequence ATGGGACGCGAACTGTATCTGAGTTGGATTGTTTTCGTCGGCGCCGGCCTAGGAGGCGTGGCGCGGCATCTTTTCAATCGGCTCGTCCCCCTGGCGGTCACGCTGAACTTTCCGCTCTCCACCTTGCTGGTGAACGCCATCGGCTGCTTCGTCATGGGAGCTCTCACCGGCTGGTTCGCCTATCGAGGGGAGCAGGCGAGCCAACATGTGCGACTGTTCCTCACCACTGGCGTGCTTGGGGGCTTCACGACGTTCTCAGCGTTCTCCATCGACACCGCTCTTTTGTGGCAACGCGGCGATAGCGCCGGGACCGCGCTTTATGTCGGCCTCACCTTGCTTCTGACGCTCGTGGGGGTCTTTGCGGGGCTCGCCGCGATGCGGGCGCTACTTGGGTAG
- a CDS encoding hydrolase encodes MKLTAQDSSILDRLAREESEILGRAVEWCGLSSGSRNLPGLEAQRAVLESAMAELPGEVENVPLADSHEVGADGALKAQQHPPALMLTVRPQAPVQVVLTGHYDTVYPAGTSFTQVRPRPDGALNGPGLADMKGGISVMLAALRAFEDHPDKGELGYRVLLSPDEEIGSLASAPVLARLAQAGHVGLTYEPAMAGGAFAAERKGSGNFHIVVRGRAAHAGRDFASGRNAIAAAADLAIRLASANGQREGVTLNVARIDGGGPLNMVPDLAVVRFNVRLPDAEAGEWALDFIRNAVVATKADGIEAELHGGFTRPAKPFNAAQQQLFGAVKTAGSLIGQEITWASSGGVCEGNNLFAAGLPNVDTLGVRGGDIHSENEYAWPESFVERAQLSALILAKLASREIPAAEIKAAMA; translated from the coding sequence ATGAAGCTGACCGCGCAAGATTCATCCATCCTCGACCGGTTGGCGAGGGAGGAATCCGAAATTCTGGGCCGCGCCGTGGAATGGTGTGGCCTATCGTCAGGCAGCCGAAACCTGCCGGGACTTGAGGCCCAGCGCGCCGTCCTGGAGAGCGCGATGGCCGAGCTGCCGGGCGAGGTCGAGAACGTGCCCCTGGCCGACAGCCACGAGGTCGGCGCGGACGGGGCCCTGAAGGCCCAGCAGCATCCGCCCGCCCTGATGCTGACGGTGCGGCCGCAGGCGCCGGTGCAGGTCGTGCTGACCGGCCACTACGACACGGTCTATCCGGCCGGGACCAGCTTCACGCAGGTCAGGCCGCGGCCGGACGGGGCGCTGAACGGCCCGGGCCTCGCCGACATGAAGGGCGGGATCAGCGTCATGCTGGCGGCCCTGCGCGCCTTCGAGGATCATCCGGACAAGGGGGAGCTCGGCTACCGGGTGCTGCTTTCGCCCGATGAGGAGATCGGTTCGCTGGCCTCCGCGCCGGTGCTGGCGCGGCTGGCGCAGGCGGGCCATGTCGGCCTGACCTACGAGCCAGCCATGGCGGGCGGGGCGTTCGCGGCGGAGCGCAAGGGCTCAGGCAACTTTCATATCGTGGTGCGGGGGCGCGCGGCCCACGCGGGACGGGACTTCGCCTCGGGCCGCAACGCCATCGCCGCGGCGGCGGACCTCGCCATCCGGCTGGCCAGCGCCAACGGCCAGCGCGAAGGCGTGACCCTGAACGTCGCGCGGATCGACGGCGGCGGGCCGCTGAACATGGTGCCGGACCTGGCGGTCGTGCGCTTCAACGTCCGGCTGCCCGATGCGGAGGCGGGGGAATGGGCCCTGGACTTCATCCGCAACGCCGTGGTCGCGACCAAGGCCGACGGCATCGAGGCCGAACTGCACGGCGGCTTCACGCGGCCCGCCAAGCCGTTCAACGCCGCACAGCAGCAACTGTTCGGGGCGGTGAAGACAGCCGGAAGCCTGATCGGCCAGGAAATCACCTGGGCGTCCTCCGGCGGGGTCTGCGAAGGCAACAACCTGTTCGCCGCCGGCCTGCCCAATGTCGACACCCTGGGGGTTCGGGGCGGGGACATCCATTCGGAGAACGAATACGCCTGGCCCGAAAGCTTCGTCGAACGGGCCCAGCTCTCGGCGCTTATCCTCGCCAAGCTGGCCAGCCGCGAGATCCCCGCTGCGGAGATCAAGGCGGCGATGGCCTAG
- a CDS encoding 2-hydroxyacid dehydrogenase → MEALRNALPNDEVTADPTVPAEIAVVANPAPGVLAALPGLRFVQSAWAGVDGLLTDPTFPKHLPLARLVDPALGEQMAQAVAAHVMALHRQAPAYRAQQAQGIWRQLPQPLAQDRPVGFLGYGELAKACAKLLTDIGFPVAFWSRSEGDLEAVLASDIVVNLLPLTPQTRGFLSASLFARMKPGAALVNVARGAHLVEADLLAALASGQLSHAVLDVFKTEPLPAAHPFWRHPQVTVLPHVAAITDPVSASRQIAANIARFRAGEPLAGLVSSDAGY, encoded by the coding sequence TTGGAAGCTCTCCGCAACGCCCTGCCGAACGACGAAGTCACCGCCGACCCGACCGTCCCGGCGGAGATTGCGGTCGTCGCCAATCCGGCTCCAGGCGTGCTTGCCGCCCTGCCCGGCCTGCGGTTCGTGCAGTCGGCCTGGGCCGGCGTCGACGGCCTCCTGACCGACCCGACCTTCCCCAAGCACCTGCCCCTCGCCCGGCTGGTCGATCCGGCGCTCGGCGAGCAGATGGCCCAGGCTGTGGCGGCCCACGTCATGGCCCTGCATCGGCAGGCCCCAGCCTATCGCGCCCAGCAGGCGCAAGGGATCTGGCGGCAGTTGCCCCAGCCGCTCGCTCAGGACCGGCCAGTCGGCTTCCTGGGCTATGGCGAGCTCGCCAAGGCCTGCGCCAAGCTCTTGACCGACATCGGCTTTCCGGTCGCCTTCTGGAGCCGAAGCGAGGGCGACCTCGAGGCCGTGCTGGCCAGCGACATCGTGGTCAACCTGCTCCCGCTCACGCCGCAGACCCGCGGCTTCCTCTCCGCCTCGCTCTTTGCCCGGATGAAGCCCGGCGCGGCGCTGGTCAATGTCGCCCGAGGCGCCCACCTGGTCGAGGCCGACCTCCTCGCAGCCCTGGCCAGCGGCCAGCTCTCTCATGCCGTCCTTGACGTCTTCAAGACCGAGCCCCTGCCCGCCGCGCACCCTTTCTGGCGTCATCCGCAGGTGACGGTGCTGCCCCACGTGGCCGCGATCACCGACCCGGTCAGCGCCAGCCGCCAGATTGCCGCCAACATCGCCCGTTTCCGCGCCGGCGAGCCATTGGCGGGCCTCGTCTCCTCGGACGCCGGCTACTAG